The following are encoded in a window of Sebastes umbrosus isolate fSebUmb1 chromosome 7, fSebUmb1.pri, whole genome shotgun sequence genomic DNA:
- the LOC119491128 gene encoding uncharacterized protein DDB_G0271670-like — SSSSSSSSSCSSSSSSSSSSSSSSSTSSCSCSSSSCSSSSSSSSSSSSSSSSSCSSSSSSSSSSSSSSSSCSCSSSSCSSSSSSSSSSSSSSSSSSSSCSCSSSSCSSSSSSCSSSSSSSSSSSSSSSSSSSSCSCSSSSCSSSSSSSSSSSSSSSSSCSSSSSSSSSSSSSSSSSSSSCSCSSSSCSSSSSSCSSSSSNSSSSSSSSSSSSSSSSSSCSCSSSSCSSSSSSCSSSSSSSRSSCSCSSSSSSSSSSSSSCSCSSSSCSSSSSSSSSSSSSSSSSCSSSSSSSSSSSSSSSSSSSSCSCSSSSCSSSSSSS, encoded by the coding sequence agtagtagtagtagtagtagtagcagttgcagtagcagcagtagcagtagtagtagtagtagtagtagtagtagcactagcagctgtagctgtagtagtagcagttgcagtagcagtagtagcagtagtagtagtagtagtagtagtagtagtagcagttgcagtagcagcagtagtagtagtagtagtagtagtagtagcagtagcagctgtagctgtagtagtagcagttgcagtagcagtagtagcagtagtagtagtagtagtagtagtagtagtagtagcagtagcagctgtagctgtagtagtagcagttgcagtagtagtagtagcagttgcagtagcagtagcagtagcagcagtagtagtagtagtagtagtagtagtagcagtagcagctgtagctgtagtagtagcagttgcagtagtagtagtagcagtagtagtagtagtagtagtagtagtagtagcagttgcagtagcagcagtagcagtagtagtagtagtagtagtagtagtagtagtagcagtagcagctgtagctgtagtagtagcagttgcagtagtagtagtagcagttgcagtagcagtagcagtaatagtagtagtagtagtagtagcagtagtagtagtagtagtagtagcagtagcagctgtagctgtagtagtagcagttgcagtagtagtagtagcagttgcagtagcagtagcagtagcagcagaagcagctgtagctgtagtagtagtagtagtagtagtagtagtagcagtagcagctgtagctgtagtagtagcagttgcagtagcagtagtagcagtagtagtagtagtagtagtagtagtagtagcagttgcagtagcagcagtagcagtagtagtagtagtagtagtagtagtagtagtagcagtagcagctgtagctgtagtagtagcagttgcagtagcagtagtagcagtagt
- the LOC119491129 gene encoding uncharacterized protein DDB_G0271670-like, with product RSSSSISSISSISSISSSSSSRSSSSISSNSSSSSSSTISSSSSSSSSSSSSSISSSSSSSSSSSSSSSSSSSISSSSSISSSSSISTISSSSSSTISSSSSTISSSSSSTISSSISTISSSSSTISSSSSSSSSSSTISSSSSSSSSSSSSSSSSSSSSSSNSSSSSSSSSSSSSISSSSSSSSSSSTISSSSSSSSSSSSSSSSSSSSSSSSSSSSSSSSSSSSTISSSSSSSSSSSSSSSSSSSSSSSSSSSSSSSISSSSSSSSTISSSSSSSSNSSTISSSSSSSSSSSSISSSSSISNSSSSSSNSSSSSISS from the coding sequence agaagtagtagtagtattagtagtattagtagtattagtagtattagtagtagtagtagtagtagaagtagtagtagtattagtagtaatagtagtagtagtagtagtagtactattagtagtagtagtagtagtagtagtagtagcagtagtagtagtattagtagtagcagtagtagtagtagtagcagtagtagtagtagtagtagtagtagtagtattagtagtagcagtagtattagtagtagtagtagtattagtactattagtagtagtagtagtagtactattagtagtagtagtagtactattagtagtagtagtagtagtactattagtagtagtattagtactattagtagtagtagtagtactattagtagtagtagtagtagtagtagtagtagtagtactattagtagtagtagtagtagtagtagcagtagcagtagtagtagtagtagtagtagcagtagtagtagtagtaatagtagcagtagcagtagcagtagtagtagtagtagtagtattagtagcagtagtagtagtagtagtagtagtagtactattagtagtagtagtagtagcagtagtagtagtagtagtagtagtagcagtagcagtagtagtagtagtagtagtagcagtagcagtagtagtagtagtagtagtagtagtactattagtagtagtagtagtagcagtagtagtagtagcagtagtagtagtagtagtagtagtagtagtagcagtagcagtagtagtagtagtagtagtattagtagcagtagtagtagtagtagtactattagtagtagtagtagtagtagtagtaatagtagtactattagtagtagtagtagtagcagtagcagtagtagtagtattagtagtagtagtagtattagtaatagtagtagtagtagtagtaatagtagtagtagtagtattagtagt
- the LOC119491101 gene encoding involucrin-like, translating to MDQASLLLSSSELFTKQLKAFKEENNALKEIAKLLSEKDQRWERIVQLLEAQQKELQDNFTLDLAEKQRGWETQQTQLQIRVNHLTWHIRDKDAVILGLHQEQHHKDAVILDLQQEQHDKDAVILDLSQEQHDKDAVILDLQQEQHHKDAVILDLSQEQHDKDAVILDLSQEQHHKDAVILDLSQEQHDKDAGILDLQQEQHHKDAVILDLQQEQHDKDAVILDLSQEQHDKDAVILDLQQEQHDKDAVILDLQQEQHDKDAVILDLQQEQHDKDAVILDLQQEQHDKDAVILDLQQEQHDKDAVILDLQQEQRDKDAVILDLQQEQRDKDAVILDLQQEQRDKDAVILDLQQEQRDKDAVILDLQQEQRDKDAVILDLQQEQRDKDAVIFGLFQEKKSLNEKLVETRTELLSSADELRQREDAWQAKYKALEDNVTKVLTEKDQIWKTKVSQLEDVNKDLTDREQSLETTVQHMEVEKKLLEDICLKMKKKMRGVFSRRRTEDRETTLQKMKKEETEREGVEKKEKKKGCFRWMRRFFLKRDGNSQVEEAAAQVGYQQIPLPPPFAFPSSLHPHLPLSTSPSSSTSSPSLHPYIPLQ from the exons ATGGATCAAGCATCATTGTTACTGAGCTCTTCGGAGCTGTTCACCAAAcaactgaaagccttcaaggAAGAAAACAACGCTCTGAAGGAGATCGCCAAGTTGCTGTCAGAGAAAGACCAGCGCTGGGAAAGAATAGTCCAACTGTTGGAAGCCCAGCAGAAGGAACTGCAGGACAACTTTACTTTGGACCTTGCTGAGAAGCAACGAGGCTGGGAGACGCAGCAGACTCAACTCCAGATCAGAGTGAACCATTTGACGTGGCACATTCgcgataaggacgctgtaatcCTTGGTCTCCA CCAGGAGCAGCATCATAAGGACGCTGTGATCCTTGATCTCCAGCAGGAGCAGCACGATAAGGACGCTGTGATCCTTGATCTTAGCCAGGAGCAGCACGATAAGGACGCTGTGATCCTTGATCTCCAGCAGGAGCAGCATCATAAGGACGCTGTGATCCTTGATCTTAGCCAGGAGCAGCACGATAAGGACGCTGTGATCCTTGATCTTAGCCAGGAGCAGCATCATAAGGACGCTGTGATCCTTGATCTTAGCCAGGAGCAGCACGATAAGGACGCTGGGATCCTTGATCTCCAGCAGGAGCAGCATCATAAGGACGCTGTGATCCTTGATCTCCAGCAGGAGCAGCACGATAAGGACGCTGTGATCCTTGATCTTAGCCAGGAGCAGCACGATAAGGACGCTGTGATCCTTGATCTCCAGCAGGAGCAGCATGATAAGGACGCTGTGATCCTTGATCTCCAGCAGGAGCAGCACGATAAGGACGCTGTGATCCTTGATCTCCAGCAGGAGCAGCATGATAAGGACGCTGTGATCCTTGATCTCCAGCAGGAGCAGCATGATAAGGACGCTGTGATCCTTGATCTCCAGCAGGAGCAGCATGATAAGGACGCTGTGATCCTTGATCTCCAGCAGGAGCAGCGCGATAAGGACGCTGTGATCCTTGATCTCCAGCAGGAGCAGCGCGATAAGGACGCTGTGATCCTTGATCTCCAGCAGGAGCAGCGCGATAAGGACGCTGTGATCCTTGATCTCCAGCAGGAGCAGCGCGATAAGGACGCTGTGATCCTTGATCTCCAGCAGGAGCAGCGCGATAAGGACGCTGTGATCCTCGATCTCCAGCAGGAGCAGCGCGATAAGGACGCTGTGATCTTTGGTCTCTTCCAGGAGAAGAAGAGTCTCAATGAAAAGCTCGTGGAGACCAGAACCGAGCTGTTGAGCTCTGCAGATGAACTCCGACAGAGAGAGGACGCCTGGCAGGCCAAATACAAGGCTCTGGAGGACAATGTCACAAAGGTCCTGACAGAAAAAGACCAGATCTGGAAGACTAAGGTCAGTCAGTTGGAGGACGTTAACAAGGACCTGACGGACAGAGAACAGAGCCTGGAGACCACAGTCCAACACATGGAGGTTGAGAAGAAGCTCCTGGAGGACATCTgcctgaaaatgaagaagaagatgagaggagtCTTTTCTCGCAGGAGGACCGAGGATCGAGAGACAACATTACAGAAGATGAAAAAGGAAGAGACGGAGCGGGAGGGGgtggagaagaaagagaagaagaaaggttGTTTTCGCTGGATGCGCAGGTTCTTCCTGAAGCGTGACGGCAACAGTCAGGTAGAGGAGGCTGCAGCTCAGGTTGGATACCAGCAgatccctcttcctccccccttcGCCTTCCCGTCTTCCCTCCACCCTCACCTTCCTCTCTCAACCTCCCCCTCATCCTCTACGTCATCACCGTCCCTCCACCCCTACATCCCTCTTCAGTGA
- the LOC119491131 gene encoding RNA-binding protein 25-like: EGEREREREREREREREREREKERERGRKRERERERERGRKRERDREKERKREREREGEREKEKEREREREGEREREREREREREREGERERDREKERKREREREREGGERGERERESRERERERERGREREGEREREREREGEREREREREKEREREGERERETERKREREREREREREREGERERDREKEKEREREREG, from the exons gagggagaaagagagagagagagagagagagagagagaaagagagagagagagagagagggagaaagagagagagagagggagaaagagagaaagagagagagagagagagagagggagaaagagagagagagacagagagaaagagagaaagagagagagagagagagagggagagagggagaaagagaaagagagagagagagagagagagggagaaagagagagagagagagagagagaaagagagagagagagagagggagaaagagagagagacagagagaaagagagaaagagagagagagagagagagagagaggggggagagaggggagagagagagagagagagc agggagagagagagagagagggagagagggagagagagagagggggagagagagagagagagagagagagagggagaaagagagagagagagagagagagagaaagagagagagagagagggagaaagagagagagagacagagagaaagagagaaagagagagagagagagagagggagagagagagagagggagaaagagagagagacagagagaaagagaaagagagagagagagagagagaggga